A section of the Malania oleifera isolate guangnan ecotype guangnan chromosome 2, ASM2987363v1, whole genome shotgun sequence genome encodes:
- the LOC131149094 gene encoding hydroxyproline O-arabinosyltransferase PLENTY-like encodes MIGRKNMGRASPLLLVILSLGFFFATYNLLTMIMHNKAIGSGSWAADGVEMFDEFLRKSEKESVGNLRFHVVVTATDAPYSKWQCRIMYYWYKKFKSTAGSDMGGFTRVLHSGNPDNLMEEIPTIVVDPLPDGLDRGYIVLNRPWAFVQWLERVTIDEEYILMAEPDHIFVNPLPNFARGDYPAAYPFFYIKPAENEKIIRKFYPEENGPVTNVDPIGNSPVIISKPLLEKIAPTWMNVSLRMKDDPETDKAFGWVLEMYAYAIASALHGVKHILRKDFMLQPPWDLETGKKFILHYTYGCDYNLEGKLTYGRIGEWRFDKRSYLSGPPPRNLSLPPPGVPESVVRLVKMVNEASANIPGWDTEQVVA; translated from the exons ATGATTGGGAGGAAAAACATGGGCCGTGCGTCCCCATTGCTTTTGGTTATTTTGTCATTGGGGTTTTTCTTTGCAACCTATAATTTGTTGACTATGATAATGCACAACAAAGCAATTGGTTCTGGGAGTTGGGCGGCCGATGGTGTGGAAATGTTTGATGAGTTTCTTCGAAAATCTGAAAAGGAGAGTGTAGGGAATTTAAGATTCCATGTTGTCGTTACGGCGACTGATGCTCCTTATAGCAAATGGCAATGCCGCATTATGTACTACTGGTATAAAAAGTTTAAAAGCACGGCTGGATCAGACATGGGAGGCTTTACTCGGGTTTTGCATTCAGGAAATCCTGACAATTTGATGGAGGAGATTCCCACAATTGTTGTTGATCCTCTTCCAGATGGGCTTGATCGG GGTTACATTGTCTTAAATAGACCATGGGCATTTGTGCAGTGGCTGGAAAGAGTGACCATTGATGAAGA ATACATTCTAATGGCAGAGCCTGACCACATATTTGTAAATCCTCTCCCTAACTTCGCACGTGGAGATTATCCGGCAGCATACCCATTTTTCTACATTAAACCTGCTGAAAACGAAAAAATTATAAGAAAGTTTTATCCTGAGGAGAATGGTCCTGTGACAAATGTTGATCCAATTGGCAATTCTCCTGTGATAATTAGTAAG CCCCTGCTGGAGAAAATTGCACCGACATGGATGAATGTTTCATTGAGAATGAAGGATGACCCTGAGACAGATAAAGCTTTTGGATGGGTGCTAGAAAT GTATGCATATGCGATAGCATCTGCATTGCATGGCGTGAAACATATTCTTCGTAAAGACTTTATGCTACAG CCACCATGGGATTTGGAAACTGGGAAAAAGTTTATACTCCACTACACTTACGGATGTGATTACAATTTGGAG GGAAAGCTGACCTATGGAAGGATTGGGGAATGGCGTTTTGACAAGAGATCATATCTCAGTGGTCCTCCACCAAGGAACCTCTCCTTACCTCCTCCAGGTGTTCCTGAAAGTGTG